CCTCATTCCGTACCCCAGAATGCACAGGGCCAAAGATGCCCACAAACAGTGCGAATAGAAGCAGGGTGTAAGCAAGGGCTTCCGATGTCGGCAATAGACCAGTTTCCCGTTGACAGGACCGGCCTACTCATAGAAGTTATTGAGGGCGCAGAGAAGAGCTAAGTCTAGGTTAAAGCGTGATGGTAATAAATGCGATATTTAATAACCACGGAGAAAAGGGGAGACAGGCGGAGAAAAACTGAAAACAATCTAAAGGATTGTCATTCCGGACCGAGAAAAACGAGGAGCCGGAATCCAGCCGCTTTTGTCATCGCGGGGGATTGAGCGTCAGATCGCCTGCCCTGCCTGCCCCGAGCTTGTCGAGGGGAGCAAGTGAAACGCGTCGAAGGGCGTCTCTAGTGAGTCGTGCTTCAAGCGTAACGAACGAGCGAGAAAAAATGTTTTTTGGTCTCTTTTAAAAAATGAAAAAATTGTTTCCCCCGAAAAATATTAAGAACCGTGTCGAAAAGCTCCGGCACAGTTCCGGGATGAGAAGCTTTCGCATCATCTCCCAGTGGGTGTTCGGTATCCTCTTTCTCCTCCTTTTCCTCAACACGAGGTACATGGGGGAGGATGTCATCTCCTGGCCCGTAAACGCCTTCTTCACCATCGATCCCCTTGCCGGTATCACAGCCATGGCGGCTGGAAGGAAGTTCCTCGGGTTCTTCTGGCCCATCCTCATCCTTCTGCCTGTAACCGCTCTTTTCGGGCGTGTATTCTGCGGATGGATATGCCCCATGGGAGGGTGCCTGGACCTTTTCGGCCGCAAGAGCCGTCAGCTGGCTCCCCGGCCGGCCGGCAGGTTCTACCTCACCAAGGATGTTGTTCTCCTTGTTGTGCTCATCTCGTCCCTCTTCGCGGTGAATCTTTCAGGGGTTCTGGATCCCCTGTCCCTGCTCATCCGCAGTCTGGCCATGGGGGTTGTGCACCCTCTGGAAAAAACGATCCACCTGGTTTTCGACACTGCGTGGCGGGTGGGCGGCCCTGTGAGCGCAGTGACCGAACCTGTCTACGGTTTTCTGAGCGACCATTTCCTCTCATTCAAAATGCCCATGTTTCGCTACACGGCCCTTTTCCTGGGCCTTTTTCTGACCATAATATTCCTGGAACTGGTGGAGCGCAGGTTCTGGTGTCGGAACCTCTGCCCCCTGGGTGCTCTCCTGGGGATCGTTTCGTCGAGAAACCCCCTCGGTCTGAACATTAACCGCTCCGGGTGCACGGCCTGCGGAAACTGCCCCACAACCTGCCGCATGGGGGCCATCGAGGGTGAGAACAAGCAGTCCATCAGGAAACGGGACTGCATCTTGTGTTACAACTGTGTGGATTCGTGCGGTGACCATCTCATCGGCCACCGAGCCTCCTCCAGCACTCTTGATCATCCCGGACCGTTTTTGCCTCTTACGCGCAGAGCCTTCCTGGGGACGGCGGGTGCCGGTGTCTTTCTTCCCCTGGCCATGGGGCGCAGCGCTCGTCCGGACTCACTTCCAGCTACCCTCATTCGCCCACCCGGAGCTGTATCGGAAGACCGGTTTCTGGGGTTGTGCCTTCGGTGTGGTGAGTGCATGCGTGTGTGCCTGACCAACGGGCTTCAGCCCACCCTGTTCGAGGCAGGGGTTGAAGGGATGTGGACACCGCGGCTCATCTCCAGGATAGGGTACTGTGAATACTCGTGTACTTTGTGCGGTCAGGTGTGTCCCACCGGCGCCATTGCCCATCTGGATACAGTCACCAAGAGAAAGGTCACCATTGGAACTGCCGTTATCGACAGGGACCGGTGTATCCCCTTCATAAGGCCGGAACAGTGCCTGGTTTGTGAGGAGCACTGTCCCACTCCGGAGAAGGCTATTGTATTTGACGACGTTACAGTGCCGGGGCAAGCTGGACCTGTGGTTCTCAAACAGCCAAGGGTTATTGAACACCTGTGCATCGGTTGCGGTATCTGCGAGACCAGGTGCCCCCTCGAGAGCGATTCGGCCATAATTATTGTGAGGGATGGAGAGGACAGATCGAAGCCATAGGTAAGGGCTTCGATCTGTCCAGTGAACTGTGAATTGTGAAGAGTGAATAGGAAGAGCTGCATACCATAAATGCCCGTAAAGCAGGTTTTGATTCAACTCTTCACCGTTCACAGTTCACTCTTCACTGCCTTTCTGTAACCTTGACAGTTTTTTCTCAGTAATACAGTTTGGGTTATATTTTTTTGCATATTGATGACAAATTATTGTCACTCAAAGGTGTGTGACAGAAAAATGACTAAATGAAGGGAGAGTGGAAGGTGGAAGGTGGTAGGTGGAATACAGGCAAACCGTTGTTTTCTTCCCTATACCCTATTCCATATTCCTTATTCCCTGTACCTGACTCCAGCCTCTGAAAGGTAACCTCTTTTGCGGACAGTCCTCAATCGTCTCGGCTCTATCAAACTTACTCTCACCATCCTGCTCCTCACTGCAGGTGCGTCCGCTTTCGGCACCTTCCTGCCCCAGGGAGGGGATATGGAAGTCTGGGAGAAGCTGGTGGGTACCACCGGGACCAGGATGGCCGTCACCCTGGGGCTCACCGATTTTTATCACTCCGTCTGGTTCACTGCCCTGCTGGCTATCCTGTCTGCAAATCTGCTCGCCTGCATGGTCAATCGCGTTCCCGGAATGCTGTCATCCCTTTCCGGCAAGGCTGCCATGGGAAGGGAAGCTGTCCTCGATCTGCCTGACTCGGATGAATCGGAGATCCGAACCGTCACAGCGCTTCACTCCCTCGGTTTTCGCTCAAGAAGGAAGAGTGGGGGCCGGATATTTTCCAGGGGGGGCTGGAGTTACCTTTTCACCCTGATGACCCACGGGAGTATCCTGATCATCATGGCTTTTTCTATTTTCGGTTCCGCTGCCGGTTTTGTAGCCACCCAGCGTGTTTTTGTAGGTGACAGCATCAGCACCGCCTTTAACTGGAAAGTTGGAGGCGACAAGCCGTTGCCTTTTGAATTACGAGCTGATGACTTCAACCTGCAGCCCAACCCGGTGGGTGTTCGGCTGGGGGTCCTGGAACTTGCAACGCAGAAAAAGGGCATGGTGATCGTCACCCACGAGGGTGGAACCTTTAAGGTGCCGGGGGTCAGAGGGCGTATGAGGCTTGAAAACTTCGATACCGACAGGAAGGATTTTCTGGCCACCTGGACCCATGCTGACGGATCCCGTACCGAGATAAGGAGAGATCAGGAGATAGGGAACAGCGGGTTTTCCCTTGTTCCGGTGTCCTACGCTACCTGGCCTGAGCGCCAGGTCCTTGCCAGGGTCACCCTGTCGTACAGGAATGCCAGTGATCGCTCCGGGGAGATCTCGATCAACCACCCGATGGTTAGCGACGGGATCCGCATCTACCTCACCGATTACGGCCAGGACAAGTTCGGGTTATCCTACGTGGGTTTTCAGTTTGTAAAAGACCCTGGACAGGCCGGAGTATGGGCGGGGTGCGTCCTCTTTCTGATATGTGTGACCGGGGCTTTTTTTGTCCGACACAGCTGCGCGGTAGTGGTACGGGAAGGGGGACATCTCAGAGTCCATGTCTCTTCGAGGGAAAACAGGGATGAGATCGTCAAACATCTGCAAGATAACGTTATTGTGCAAGGGGAAAATTTAAGAAAAGCTTAAAACTTGAGTTAGGGCGTGGTTACTACAAAGGCGATGTTTTTACCACGGAGAAAATCTGAGAAATTCTGAGAAGGCTTTATACCCTGGGAAAGGCGCAGCTGCAATAAAAGCGATTTTTTTTACCGCAGGGTACGCAGCGCAGCCATTCCCAGGCTGCACCGCAGAGGAATACCTGAGAAAGGCTAAATCGGGTTTAAGGCCTGGTTACCATAAAGGCGGTGTTTTTCACCACAGAGGAAAATGAGGACATTGAGAGAAGCCTAATCTGAAGGTATGAAACCATTTCTATAAAAGCGATGAAAGCTAATTTACCACAGCGCAGCCACATGAAGGCTGCATCACCCTTCGGCGCGCTTCACTTGCTCAGGGCAGGCAGGGTTTCACGGGGGATGGTCTCACTATTATTGGTTTCCTCAGTGTCCTGGTGAGTCACTTCTTTTAGTAAGTGACGAACGGGTGGTGGAATAAATGAGTTTGCGGGGTTATCAAAGTGTTTAAATTTAGCTGGCCGAGGAAGATCTTCCTGTACTCCGTGGTTCTGGCTGTCACTTCCGTTTCATTGACGGCTCTTGCCACGGTCCGTACAGCGGCCCATCTGTGGGAACAGGAGTTCCTCACCCGCAACACCTCTTACTCCCGTTACACGAGCCTGGATGTTCTGCGAACCTTCGGGGGCCGTTTCTCCGGAGGGGCGGATCCAGAGGTGACCGCGGCGATCCATAACCTGACGAGAAGCAATCAGGACCTCATCGGCGTTCAGATCCTCACAGAGAGCGGCCGGGTGCTTTTCTCCACTCCCCATATGCAAGACGGGACTAAGGTTGCTCCTGGTGCAGCTCCCGGCCCAGGGATTGAGCCAACCCCAGGGCAAATATCAGAGCCGATATCGGAACCGTTTTCAGCAGGCGCCTGGTATGAGGGAAAGGACAAAGCTGTCCAGGCTGTGATAGGGAGTTCCCATCCCATGGCTCGAACCTTCAAAGCAGGCGGACAGCGTTACCTGGATGTCCTCGCACCTGTCACGGGTTTTGGAGGATCTCGACCCATCGCCATCAGATACCTTTATGCCTACACCTCCCTGGAGGCCAAGACGGACAACCTTGTCCAGCGAGTGATCCTGGTGGCCCTGGTTCTCATGCTCCTGGTAGCCGGGCTTTCAGTCTACCTGTCCCGGGCCCTCACCCGCCCTGTCTCACTCCTTTCAGCCTCGGCGCGCCGCATCGCTGAGGGTGATCTGGAACATCGGATCCGGTTGACCACCGGGGATGAGATCGAGGAGCTGTCCCGGCAGTTCAACCAGATGCTGGAGTCTCTAGCCCAACACCGCCGGGATATAGAGGAAGCAAACAGAGAACTTCGGGAGGCAAACAGTAAGCTTAAGGAACTTCAGGCTCAACTGGTGCGCTCCGAGAGGCTGGCAGCCCTTGGGCAGCTCTCAGCCGGGGTCAGCCACGAACTGGATAACCCTGTTGGCGTCATCCTCGGGTACGCGGAGCTGACCATGGAGGAGAGCGATCCGGGAAGTCAACTCCACGAATATGCTGTTGTTGTGAGGGAGGAGGCCAAGCGCTGCAAAAGGATCATCGCCGGCCTTCTGGATTTTTCCCGCCCGAGTATTGGTGTTGCCCAAGATCTGGATCTGAAGGCCCTGATCGTCGATCTGGTCAAGCACCTGGAGGACCAGCGTCTCTTCAAAAGGATCAGTTGGAACCTGGAACTGGAGGATCGGGACACAGTCGTCAATGTTGATCCGGATTCCATGAGGCAGGTCCTGGTCAACCTCGCTTTGAACGCTGCCCAGGCGATGGGGGATGAGGGAGTGATCACAGTGAGTCTCCAGAAAACCATTGGATCCGCTGAGGACGGCTATCTGATCCATTTCGAAGATTCCGGAGAAGGTGTGCCCCTGGGAGGAGAGGAGCGGATCTTTGATCCCTTCTACACCACCAAGCGTCGGGGAGAAGGCACCGGCCTCGGTCTTTCCATCTGTCGAAAGCTGGTGGAGGAGATGGGGGGACGGATAAAGGCGCTGTCCGGTCCAACAGGCGTTTTTGAGATATGGCTGCCCCGGACCGGGGAACCTTACGATGGAGTGATCGAGGAGCCAGAAAATGAGTGAGAAAGTGCTGGTTGTAGACGATGAACCAGGGATGCGGAGCCTGCTCACCCGGGTTATGGAGAAGGAGGGCTACGCGGCCGCAGCATGCGCCGATGGAAACGAAGCCCTTCAGGCCTTTGCCAAAGAGGATTGGGATCTGGTCATCGCTGACATCGATATGCCCGGAATGGACGGGATCGAACTCCTCAAGCATTTAAGAAAAAACAGTCCCCATGTGCCGGTCCTGATGATAACCGCTTATGCCACAGTTGAAACGGCTGTGGAGGCCATGAAACTGGGGGCCCACGATTACATAACCAAGCCTTTTGCCATGGATGAGCTCAAGATCGTGGTGGGCAAGGTCTTTGAGGGTCAGAGGCTCCTGGTTCAGAGAGATCTGCTCCTGGCCGAAATAAAGAACCAATACGACCCGGAGGGTATCATTGGTGTGTCTGACAGGATTCGGGATGTGGTGGACATGGCGGTGAGTGTCGCCCCTTCCAGGGCCACCGTTCTCATAGAAGGTGAAAGCGGAACAGGCAAAGAGCTTGTAGCAAGGGCGATCCACGATCACAGCGACCGAAAGGATAAACCTTTCGTCGTCGTCAACTGCGGCGCCCTGTCTGAAGGGATCCTGGAGAGCGAGCTGTTTGGGCATGAGAGGGGAGCTTTTTCCGGGGCCATAACCACCCGCAAGGGAAGGTTTGAGCTCGCTGACAGAGGTTCCCTGTTCATCGATGAGATAGGGGAACTTCCGCCCCAGGCTCAGGTAAAGCTTCTTCGCTTTCTTCAAAACCAGGAGTTCGAAAGGGTCGGGGGATCTGTTGTTTTGAAAAGCAACGCGAGGATCATTGCCGCTACCAATAGGGACCTGAAGGCCATGGTCCGGTCAGGTGCCTTCAGGGAGGACCTTTTTTACAGAATTAATGTGGTCCACATTACGGTTCCCCCCTTGAGGGACCGAAGGGAGGATATAGAGCATCTTGCCCGGCATTTTTTGGAAAAATATAGTGTCCAGATGAACAAAAAACTTGACGATCTGCCGGGGGATGTCCTGATAGCGCTTCGTACCTACAATTGGGGAGGGAATGTCCGTGAACTGGAAAATGTCATGGAGAGGGCAGTTGTTCTTTGCAAGGGAAGCTCTGTAACTCTCCGGGATCTGCCGGAAGAGGTCAGGGGCCGGGACAGGGACCTTGAGGCAGCCCCTGCAAAGGGGCAGACCTTGACCCAGATCCTGGAAGCCATGGAGAGACAGATCCTTGTCAGGACCCTGGATAAAAACCGGGACAGCCAGACAAAAACAGCGGGAGAACTGGGGATCAAGAGAACCACTTTGCGGTACAAAATGGGGAAATATGGACTCGTGTAAGTCCTCATAAATGAGGACAGGACGCAGGACGCAGAACGCAGAATGCAGAAGAAAATCAAGGACATACGGAGTCATCTTACATGAGAAACAACCGTCTTCCTGGATTTTGGAACTTGGATTTTGGAACTTATACTTTGGATCAACTGTCTTTGAGATCTGAGATCTGAGATTTGAGATTACTATTTTGGTATGAACATTGCTCTTAACACTATGATGAAAACCGTATTATTGACAATACCGGCTTTGCTGCTGGCCGCAGTGCTGTATTGCAACTGTTCGAGCCCCTTTAATGGAGACACCCTTGTGGCCCAGCCTGTTGACGGTGAGCCGGGGCCGGAGGAATGGGAAAAGGCAGTGCCCCTTGATCTGGTGGTTTGGATGGGGAACGTAAATATCCCCGAAGAGATCGTCGCACTGGACATGGAAACATCTCACAGATCGACTCCGGAGTGTCATCACGGACCTTCCACTTCGGATCCTGTCAAAGTGAGGATCCAGGCAGTCTACAACCGGGAAGAGCTGTTTGTGCTCATGAAGTGGCCGGACAGGACGCAGGATCGCGAGCTTGGAACCTGGGAATTGGGGCCGGAAGGTTGGATCGCAAGGCCCGGTGCGGACGACGGTATTGCCATATTATGGGAGTTATCGGGGGAGCCGGCAGGGGGATCTATGGGTAGATCTGGCGGATCCGGGAGTGGAGAGGGTCCTTTCCGCTGCCAGTATGCATGCCATATGATGGAGGTGGATGTTTACGACGGCGGTACAAAGATGAGAATGGGGATGAAATCCTCAGAAGGACAAGTGTTGGACCTCTGGCGTTGGAGGGCTTCGGTTACGGGGTCGTTTGGTCTTGCCGACGATATGGTCATCGATGAAACAGGCAAGCGCGGGGATGAAGGGCAGGTGCTGCCTGTGGTAAACCGATCCACGAAGGTCCCGGGTCCCGGAACGGTGAACGGTTCCGTGGCGCCTTACTATATTGTTGAGACGCCTATAGGCCGACAGGGAGACGTAAGAGCCAAAGCCCGGTGGGAGAAGGGAATGTGGACCCTTTTACTGAAAAGAGCCCTGGACACAGCCGATCCGGATGACGTGGTTTATTCCCCGGGAGGCAGGGTGCCTTTCAGCGTCAGTTTATTCGATAACACCTTCAGTGAACATCACGTATCCGCCGATAGCGCATTTCTGGTGCTGTGGCGTGCTACCCGGATCCAAAACAAGGGGAGGGATTTTGATGAGCCGATGGATTTCTGAAGCGCTTTCTCCGGTAACTTTTACCAGCATTTCCTTCCCCGGATTTTTACTGGCGTTACTGCTGGGAGCTTTCCTGTTCGCGGCGGCGGGGTGCGATGATGCCGGCAGGGAGACGCCGGCTCCGGTGACAGGCACTGTGGGCGTTCCTCTGGCTGATGCCAGGATCTATATCTACGGGGAGGGTGATGATATCTACGGTCCGGCACGAGTCATATCCGAACCCACCTCCCCCGACGGTTCTTTTTCCCTTTCCCTCAAACCCGGCAAATACCTTGCCGTGGTGAGGAAACGGGTTTCTGAAGAGGTTGCAGGGCCAGTGATGATAGGGGACTACAGGGGAGAGCCGATCCCTTTCGAGGTTGCTGAAGGGACTCAGGGTGTCTCCCTTTCTCTTACTGCGAGCCTTAAGGTGGCCAACGAAAAAGCCTTCCCTTCAAGGGTTTCGGGTGATGCCACAGGAATAAGCGGAGTTGTGCAGGATGCCGACGGGAACGCCGTGGAAGGCATCAGGGTCCATATTTACGATCACATACAAATGTCTGAAAGGCCCAAGTATGTCAGTGAGCGCACCGGAGCGGATGGTAAATTTTTCGTGCCGGTAAAAAGGGGAGGAACCTACTATCTGGCAGCAAGGGACCGGTTCGGCGGACCACCGCAGATCGGTGATCTTTACGGGCGTTTCGATGAGGGGACGGTGGATCCGTCCGGAGTTGTGGTACGCAGGGGAGAGCTTACCTCCGGGATCACGATCATGGTTCAGAAGGTATGGTAGTGGTTTTCAGGACATCACAGATCATATGTGTCCTGGAAACCAGTGTCTAGTTTCTAATGTCTGGTGTCTAGGGGATCAGAATGTAGAATGTACCCTTCGGCAGGCTCAGGGCAGGGAATGTAGAACGCAGGAGAGGGGCAAAAAAACGAAACGGTGAAATGGAGACACGGAAAAAGAATTGGAGGGGGTGAGTGGGAGAGTGGGCGAGGGGGAGAAAGATCTGTGATTTGTAAAACCTGGAACTTTGGATACTGCTGCTGGCCGGCGTCATTGCGAGGAGCGACGAGTTATGCGAGTGCGACGCGGCAGTCTCGGGATCGCTGCCTAACAGTAGATCCTTCCTTAATCTTCCCCTCCCTTGAGGGGAGGGGATTGAGGGGAGGGTGAAAGAGTCCACCCCCATCTCGATCTTCCCCCCTCAAGGGGGAAGAAGAATATTGAAGGTGACTAAAATATGGCTCGCGATAACTGATTGTTTACTTTTGAGATTTGAGATTTGAGATATGAGATTTAGAGCCGCCACAATAATATTCATCTTTCTGGTAACGGCTTGCGGAGGCCAGGAAAGCGTCACCGTACTCATCCCAAAGGCAAGGGAAGGTGACGAAAAGGCGTCGTGGCGGCTCGTTCAGGCCATGGGATCCGATGACAAGGACGTCGCGCTTGCGGCCTACAAGGGGATCATTGACATCGGAGCCGACATCGAACCCTGGCTTGCCAGGGGGCTGGAGTCACCAAATGACAGAGTGGTGGAATCCAGCGCCGCAGCCCTGGGGAACCTGGGTGACAGCGGGAGCCTCCCGGCTCTCATCAGGATCCTGGAGGGAGATGGGACCAGGAGGTACGCGGCCGCGTGGGCGTTGGGTGAGATCGGTGATCTGACCGCAGTGCCGAACCTTGTCCGCATCCTCGCTTCGAAGGATATGCTGCTTCGCAAATCGGCTGTCCGCGCCCTCGTCAAAATGGGCCCTGAGGCGGGAGCGGCGGTCACCACTTTCCTGTCGGCGGCAAAGGATGCCGGGAGTGAGCGGGCAGCCATACGTGTTGTGGGGGAATTGAAGACGGTGATGGCCGTCGATAGCCTCATTTCCATTAGCGGCCCCAACAGGGATGCAGCTGCGTGGGCATTGGGAAGGATCGGAGGCGAGAGGGCCCTTGAACCCTTGCTCGAAGCGTTGTTGGATCCCAGGTGGCAGGTCAGGAGAGAGGCGGCCCAGGCCCTCGGCAGCCTTGAGAATGATAAATCGGTTCCTGCACTCACCGGAACCCTTGAGGACCCAGTAACGGTGGTGCGTGAGTGGGCCGCCCGCTCCCTCGAGACGATCACCGGACGCAAGGTCCTCTACATGGGGGAAGAGGGGGAAATGGTTCCGCCTTATAACCTGTATCGGTGAGCGACAGCACGCAGGACGCAGAATGAAGTCACGGTTTCTGTAAAAGCGGTTTGTTTTGAAACGCAGAGGTCGTAACGCCTCTGGCGTGACAGGCTTCGGACGCAGAGGGAGGCCTGAACCCTGGTTGAGGCGCGGTCTCCATAATTGCGATGTTTTTTCACCACTGAGCTCACTGAGAACACTGAGGAAACCTTAAGTCTCGGTTATGGCACGGTTACTATAAAGGCGATCTTTTTTCACACAGAGCTAAGGTGGCCCATCGCGAACCCTATTAAAGTTCCCTTCCAAATTCTTCCTCCCCCTATTGAGGGGGGAGGATTGAGGTGGGGGTGATTGGAACTTAACCATGTGACCTGTCGCGGCGAAGTTATGCCGCAGGTATAACGAAGACGGAAGCGATCCCGGGTTTTTGAGATTTGAGATCCCTGTCCGCCATAGCTGGTCGGCGGGCGTTAGCGACGGCGGATGAGATTTGAGATTTGTTTTTCTAACAGGGATGAAGGGGATAACAGGGAAAGGCTGTATCGAAGTATCCAGGTATATAGGCACTTATTTACTTAGACACTTAGACACTTAGACACGTAGATACGTAGATACGGTGACGCAGGAACCCGAAACGTAGCGAAGAGAGCATTTGATATATGCATGACGGTACCGGAAAAAAACAACTGAAAGGCCTGGCCC
The window above is part of the bacterium genome. Proteins encoded here:
- a CDS encoding 4Fe-4S binding protein, whose translation is MRSFRIISQWVFGILFLLLFLNTRYMGEDVISWPVNAFFTIDPLAGITAMAAGRKFLGFFWPILILLPVTALFGRVFCGWICPMGGCLDLFGRKSRQLAPRPAGRFYLTKDVVLLVVLISSLFAVNLSGVLDPLSLLIRSLAMGVVHPLEKTIHLVFDTAWRVGGPVSAVTEPVYGFLSDHFLSFKMPMFRYTALFLGLFLTIIFLELVERRFWCRNLCPLGALLGIVSSRNPLGLNINRSGCTACGNCPTTCRMGAIEGENKQSIRKRDCILCYNCVDSCGDHLIGHRASSSTLDHPGPFLPLTRRAFLGTAGAGVFLPLAMGRSARPDSLPATLIRPPGAVSEDRFLGLCLRCGECMRVCLTNGLQPTLFEAGVEGMWTPRLISRIGYCEYSCTLCGQVCPTGAIAHLDTVTKRKVTIGTAVIDRDRCIPFIRPEQCLVCEEHCPTPEKAIVFDDVTVPGQAGPVVLKQPRVIEHLCIGCGICETRCPLESDSAIIIVRDGEDRSKP
- a CDS encoding cytochrome c biogenesis protein ResB, which gives rise to MRTVLNRLGSIKLTLTILLLTAGASAFGTFLPQGGDMEVWEKLVGTTGTRMAVTLGLTDFYHSVWFTALLAILSANLLACMVNRVPGMLSSLSGKAAMGREAVLDLPDSDESEIRTVTALHSLGFRSRRKSGGRIFSRGGWSYLFTLMTHGSILIIMAFSIFGSAAGFVATQRVFVGDSISTAFNWKVGGDKPLPFELRADDFNLQPNPVGVRLGVLELATQKKGMVIVTHEGGTFKVPGVRGRMRLENFDTDRKDFLATWTHADGSRTEIRRDQEIGNSGFSLVPVSYATWPERQVLARVTLSYRNASDRSGEISINHPMVSDGIRIYLTDYGQDKFGLSYVGFQFVKDPGQAGVWAGCVLFLICVTGAFFVRHSCAVVVREGGHLRVHVSSRENRDEIVKHLQDNVIVQGENLRKA
- a CDS encoding ATP-binding protein; this translates as MFKFSWPRKIFLYSVVLAVTSVSLTALATVRTAAHLWEQEFLTRNTSYSRYTSLDVLRTFGGRFSGGADPEVTAAIHNLTRSNQDLIGVQILTESGRVLFSTPHMQDGTKVAPGAAPGPGIEPTPGQISEPISEPFSAGAWYEGKDKAVQAVIGSSHPMARTFKAGGQRYLDVLAPVTGFGGSRPIAIRYLYAYTSLEAKTDNLVQRVILVALVLMLLVAGLSVYLSRALTRPVSLLSASARRIAEGDLEHRIRLTTGDEIEELSRQFNQMLESLAQHRRDIEEANRELREANSKLKELQAQLVRSERLAALGQLSAGVSHELDNPVGVILGYAELTMEESDPGSQLHEYAVVVREEAKRCKRIIAGLLDFSRPSIGVAQDLDLKALIVDLVKHLEDQRLFKRISWNLELEDRDTVVNVDPDSMRQVLVNLALNAAQAMGDEGVITVSLQKTIGSAEDGYLIHFEDSGEGVPLGGEERIFDPFYTTKRRGEGTGLGLSICRKLVEEMGGRIKALSGPTGVFEIWLPRTGEPYDGVIEEPENE
- a CDS encoding sigma-54 dependent transcriptional regulator, translating into MSEKVLVVDDEPGMRSLLTRVMEKEGYAAAACADGNEALQAFAKEDWDLVIADIDMPGMDGIELLKHLRKNSPHVPVLMITAYATVETAVEAMKLGAHDYITKPFAMDELKIVVGKVFEGQRLLVQRDLLLAEIKNQYDPEGIIGVSDRIRDVVDMAVSVAPSRATVLIEGESGTGKELVARAIHDHSDRKDKPFVVVNCGALSEGILESELFGHERGAFSGAITTRKGRFELADRGSLFIDEIGELPPQAQVKLLRFLQNQEFERVGGSVVLKSNARIIAATNRDLKAMVRSGAFREDLFYRINVVHITVPPLRDRREDIEHLARHFLEKYSVQMNKKLDDLPGDVLIALRTYNWGGNVRELENVMERAVVLCKGSSVTLRDLPEEVRGRDRDLEAAPAKGQTLTQILEAMERQILVRTLDKNRDSQTKTAGELGIKRTTLRYKMGKYGLV
- a CDS encoding ethylbenzene dehydrogenase-related protein, which translates into the protein MNIALNTMMKTVLLTIPALLLAAVLYCNCSSPFNGDTLVAQPVDGEPGPEEWEKAVPLDLVVWMGNVNIPEEIVALDMETSHRSTPECHHGPSTSDPVKVRIQAVYNREELFVLMKWPDRTQDRELGTWELGPEGWIARPGADDGIAILWELSGEPAGGSMGRSGGSGSGEGPFRCQYACHMMEVDVYDGGTKMRMGMKSSEGQVLDLWRWRASVTGSFGLADDMVIDETGKRGDEGQVLPVVNRSTKVPGPGTVNGSVAPYYIVETPIGRQGDVRAKARWEKGMWTLLLKRALDTADPDDVVYSPGGRVPFSVSLFDNTFSEHHVSADSAFLVLWRATRIQNKGRDFDEPMDF
- a CDS encoding carboxypeptidase-like regulatory domain-containing protein; its protein translation is MSRWISEALSPVTFTSISFPGFLLALLLGAFLFAAAGCDDAGRETPAPVTGTVGVPLADARIYIYGEGDDIYGPARVISEPTSPDGSFSLSLKPGKYLAVVRKRVSEEVAGPVMIGDYRGEPIPFEVAEGTQGVSLSLTASLKVANEKAFPSRVSGDATGISGVVQDADGNAVEGIRVHIYDHIQMSERPKYVSERTGADGKFFVPVKRGGTYYLAARDRFGGPPQIGDLYGRFDEGTVDPSGVVVRRGELTSGITIMVQKVW
- a CDS encoding HEAT repeat domain-containing protein, which produces MRFRAATIIFIFLVTACGGQESVTVLIPKAREGDEKASWRLVQAMGSDDKDVALAAYKGIIDIGADIEPWLARGLESPNDRVVESSAAALGNLGDSGSLPALIRILEGDGTRRYAAAWALGEIGDLTAVPNLVRILASKDMLLRKSAVRALVKMGPEAGAAVTTFLSAAKDAGSERAAIRVVGELKTVMAVDSLISISGPNRDAAAWALGRIGGERALEPLLEALLDPRWQVRREAAQALGSLENDKSVPALTGTLEDPVTVVREWAARSLETITGRKVLYMGEEGEMVPPYNLYR